Proteins encoded by one window of Candidatus Odinarchaeum yellowstonii:
- a CDS encoding nucleotide exchange factor GrpE — MPEADESYETRIKQLEESLEESKRMLEQEKRHAEEYLTKLRYLQAEFENAKKRMIKDIENSRLQYTCKLIGKILTPIEELELALASCKENCDMSKFIEGIKMISLKLKNILVEEGVKEIEAAGKMFDPAFHEAVQFQESKEYPDNYVICELRKGYRLNDHVIRPSMVIVCKHVNVEEEVRNNG; from the coding sequence ATGCCTGAAGCCGATGAGAGTTATGAAACCAGAATCAAACAGTTAGAGGAGTCTCTCGAAGAAAGTAAGCGAATGCTTGAACAGGAGAAGAGGCACGCTGAAGAATATTTAACCAAATTAAGGTACCTTCAAGCTGAATTCGAAAATGCGAAGAAACGTATGATAAAAGATATTGAAAACAGCCGACTACAGTATACTTGTAAACTTATCGGGAAAATTCTTACACCTATAGAGGAGTTGGAGCTAGCTTTAGCCAGCTGCAAAGAAAACTGTGACATGAGTAAGTTTATCGAAGGAATAAAAATGATCAGCTTAAAGTTAAAAAATATTTTAGTCGAGGAGGGTGTTAAAGAAATAGAGGCTGCTGGTAAAATGTTTGACCCAGCTTTCCACGAAGCTGTTCAATTCCAGGAAAGTAAAGAATACCCCGATAATTATGTGATATGCGAATTGCGTAAAGGTTACCGGTTAAATGATCATGTAATAAGGCCTAGCATGGTTATAGTATGCAAACACGTTAACGTAGAAGAGGAGGTGAGGAATAATGGGTAA
- the dnaK gene encoding molecular chaperone DnaK produces the protein MGKIIGIDLGTSNSAAAVLEGGKPKIIPSAEGTTLGGKAFPSYVAFTKDGTLLVGEPARRQAVTNPEGTVYGIKRKMGTNYKVKIFDKEFTPQQISAFILQKIKRDAEAYLGEKVDKAVITVPAYFNDNQRQATKDAGLIAGLDVVRIINEPTAAALAYGLDKSDKEMKIMVFDLGGGTLDVTIMEFGGGVFEVKATSGDTQLGGTDMDNVLIDYIVGEFKKETGIDLRNDKTAMQRIREAAEKAKIELSTVLSTDINLPFITSDQTGPKNLQMTITRSKLEQLVMPIIERCRGPIKQALADAKLTEKDIDKIILVGGPTRMPIVRKFIEEVMGKPPETGVDPMECVAMGAAIQAGVIAGEITDLLLLDVTPLSLGVETVGGLMTKIIERNTTIPTRKSQIFSTASDFQTAVTIHVLQGERPMAADNISLGMFNLVGIPPAPRGVPQIEVTFDIDANGILHVSAKDLATGNEQKITITASTKLTDEQIKKMIKEAEQYAEQDRIKKEEAELLNKADNLIYTTNKTVKDLGEKIPEADRRNLEKLSNELEKAVKERNMPVVKTKIDELTNLLQEASAKVYQQAAQQYAQQQTTQSANKKDEKVVDADYKVVDEKEKK, from the coding sequence ATGGGTAAGATAATAGGTATCGACTTAGGTACAAGTAACTCCGCCGCCGCAGTTTTAGAAGGCGGTAAACCTAAAATTATACCCAGCGCTGAGGGGACAACTCTTGGAGGTAAAGCGTTCCCCTCATATGTTGCGTTCACAAAAGACGGAACACTTCTAGTAGGTGAACCGGCTAGAAGACAGGCAGTAACAAACCCTGAGGGAACAGTTTACGGTATAAAAAGAAAGATGGGAACAAATTACAAAGTTAAAATATTCGATAAAGAGTTTACACCCCAACAGATCTCAGCGTTTATATTACAAAAAATAAAGAGAGACGCGGAAGCGTATCTAGGGGAAAAAGTAGATAAAGCGGTTATCACCGTTCCAGCTTACTTCAACGATAATCAAAGACAGGCCACCAAAGACGCGGGGTTGATAGCCGGTTTAGATGTTGTTAGAATAATAAACGAGCCTACAGCCGCGGCTTTAGCCTACGGTTTAGATAAATCTGATAAAGAAATGAAAATAATGGTCTTCGACTTAGGCGGTGGAACATTAGATGTCACCATAATGGAGTTCGGTGGAGGCGTGTTCGAAGTTAAAGCTACAAGCGGCGACACGCAACTAGGTGGAACAGACATGGACAACGTTCTAATAGATTATATTGTAGGAGAGTTCAAAAAGGAGACAGGCATAGATCTTAGAAATGATAAAACAGCGATGCAAAGAATCAGAGAGGCTGCTGAAAAAGCAAAAATCGAGTTATCAACAGTATTATCAACTGACATAAACCTACCTTTTATAACAAGTGATCAAACCGGTCCTAAAAACCTTCAAATGACTATCACAAGATCTAAGCTAGAACAGCTTGTAATGCCGATCATAGAAAGATGCAGAGGCCCTATAAAACAAGCTCTAGCAGACGCTAAGCTAACAGAGAAAGACATTGATAAAATAATACTGGTAGGCGGCCCTACTAGAATGCCTATAGTGAGAAAATTCATCGAAGAGGTCATGGGTAAACCACCTGAAACAGGCGTCGACCCGATGGAATGTGTCGCAATGGGCGCTGCTATTCAAGCAGGTGTTATAGCTGGAGAGATCACAGACCTACTTCTATTAGATGTAACCCCGTTATCGCTCGGCGTTGAAACAGTCGGAGGTTTAATGACTAAAATAATCGAGCGGAATACAACAATACCGACTAGGAAAAGTCAAATATTCTCAACAGCCTCCGATTTTCAAACAGCTGTAACCATTCACGTATTACAAGGTGAACGCCCGATGGCTGCGGACAACATCTCTTTAGGAATGTTTAACTTAGTCGGTATACCACCAGCCCCCCGAGGTGTCCCGCAGATAGAGGTTACATTTGATATAGATGCGAATGGTATCCTTCATGTTTCAGCTAAAGACTTAGCAACTGGCAACGAGCAGAAAATCACGATAACAGCGTCAACGAAGCTGACAGATGAGCAAATAAAGAAGATGATAAAAGAAGCTGAGCAATACGCGGAGCAGGATAGAATCAAGAAAGAGGAAGCGGAGCTGCTTAACAAAGCGGATAACCTAATCTACACTACAAATAAAACAGTAAAAGACTTGGGTGAAAAAATACCTGAAGCAGATCGACGGAACCTTGAAAAACTCTCTAACGAACTTGAGAAAGCTGTTAAAGAGAGAAACATGCCTGTTGTGAAAACCAAAATAGACGAGTTAACTAATCTGCTACAAGAAGCGAGCGCCAAGGTATATCAGCAGGCAGCTCAACAATACGCTCAACAGCAGACAACTCAGAGCGCAAATAAAAAAGATGAGAAAGTGGTAGATGCAGACTACAAGGTTGTAGATGAAAAAGAGAAAAAATAA